A region of Corvus cornix cornix isolate S_Up_H32 chromosome 3, ASM73873v5, whole genome shotgun sequence DNA encodes the following proteins:
- the ATF3 gene encoding cyclic AMP-dependent transcription factor ATF-3, translated as MMVQHSGQVSALEVSASAIVPTLSPAGSLGFDDFTNLTPLVKEELRFAIQNKRQFHRMSSTLDTVTVAERPVETSMMKTEFSPEEDERKKRRRERNKIAAAKCRNKKKEKTECLQKESEKLETINAELKAQIEELKNEKQHLIYMLNLHRPTCIVRAQNGRTPEDERNLFIQQIKEGTLQG; from the exons ATGATGGTCCAACACTCAGGCCAGGTATCTGCATTAGAAGTCAGCGCCTCCGCAATTGTTCCCACTTTGTCCCCCGCAGGGTCACTGGGGTTTGATGATTTCACAAATTTAACCCCCCTGGTGAAGGAGGAACTGAGGTTTGCCATTCAGAACAAGCGTCAGTTCCACAGGATGTCTTCAACATTGGACACGGTGACTGTTGCTGAAAGGCCAGTTGAAACATCAATGATGAAAACAGAG TTTTCTCCtgaagaagatgaaagaaaaaagagaagaagggaaaggaataaaattgcCGCGGCAAAGTGCCgaaacaaaaagaaggaaaaaacagaatgTTTGCAAAAA GAATCAGAGAAGCTGGAAACGATCAATGCAGAATTGAAAGCCCAGATCGAGGAGCTGAAGAACGAGAAGCAGCATTTGATATACATGCTAAATCTGCACAGGCCCACGTGTATAGTCCGTGCACAGAACGGAAGGACACCTGAAGatgaaagaaatctttttatTCAACAGATCAAAGAAGGCACATTACAAGGTTAA